TTCGGTCTGGCATCGCAACATTATTTCGATCGGCCGCTGCAGCAACTGTCGCAATCGCAGATCGCGCTGCTGGTCGGCCTGGTCAAAGGCCCGTCGTTCTACGATCCGCGCCGTAATCCGCAACGCGCGTTAGCACGGCGCAATCTCGTACTCGCTGAGCTCGCCCAACAAAAAATCATCGACTCGACGACGCTGTTGCGCGCGAAAGCGATGCCGCTCGAAGTCACCGCGCGCGCGCCGGCCGGGACATCGCCGTATCCGGCGTTCCTCGCCTTGGTCGTGCGGCAATTGCGTCAGGATTACTCGGAAGACGACCTGCGCTCAGAAGGCTTGAGCATTTTCACGACACTCGATCCACGCACGCAACGCAGTGCCGAGCAAGCCCTGGACACGCGGCTGACGGCGCTCGAGAAACAGCGACGCCTACCGGCCGGTATGCTCGAAGGCGCGGTGGTCGTCACCACCACCGACAACGGCGAAGTGCTCGCGTTAGTCGGCGGCCGTCACACTCGCTACGACGGCTTCAATCGCGCACTCGATGCCGAGCGCTCGATCGGTTCGCTGATTAAGCCGGTGGTGTACCTGACCGCCCTCATGCAGCCAGAGAAGTACACGCTGACGACGCTGCTCGATGACAGTCCGCTCAAGTGGAAAGACCACGGTAGCCAGGAATGGACGCCGCAGAATTACGATAAACAATTTCACGGCCAGGTAGAGCTGCGCAACGCCTTGGCACAGTCGTACAACATTTCCACCGCCCGCCTCGGCCTGGCGCTCGGTGTGCCGAAGGTCATCGATCAGGCACACCGGCTCGGAATCGAGCGCACGTTGCCGCCGTACGGCTCGACACTGCTCGGCGCTGTCGGTCTGACACCGCTAGAAGTAGCGCAGATGTATCAGACGATCGCCAGCGGCGGTTTTCGCACCGGCTTGCGTGCCATTCGCGAAGTCGTGACGCCGGCGGGGGAACCGCTCAAGCGTTACGCGCTGGCGGTCGAACAAACGGCCGATCCGGCGGCGGTCTATTTGCTGACCGCCGGCTTACAACATGTCGTCGCCGCGGGTACCGCGACCGGCCTACGCGCTTACTTACCGGCCGAGCTTAATGTCGCCGGTAAGACCGGCACGACCGACGATCTGCGGGACAGTTGGTTTGCTGGCTTTACCGGCGATAAGCTCGGGGTTGTTTGGCTGGGCCGCGACGACAATCAACCGACCGGATTGACCGGTGCCAGCGGTGCGCTCACGGTATGGGGGCAGATGATGCAGTCGCTCGATCCTGAGCCGCTGCAACCGGCAATACCGGAGACGATCGAGCGGGTACAGATCGATCCGCAGACGCATTTATTGGGCGATGGTTGCAGCGGTGCCATCGAGGTTCCCTATATGCGCGGCTCGGCACCGACAGCGCGCGCGCCTTGCGCCGGCCGCTCGCCGGTACAAGCCGTGAAGAGTTGGTTCAAGAGGTTACTCGAACGATGAAAAACAAAAATAGTTTGTTCCGTCTGATCGCGCTCGCGTTGTTGCTGGCGCTGCCTGGTTGCGCCATGTTGCCGCCGATCGAACAACCCGCGGCAGCGCCGGCATCGGACAATTCCGCCGTAGTCGCGTTGCTCGAAACCGCGAAGCAGGATTCCGACGCCGGCCGTTCGGCCGCCGCCGCCGCCAGTCTTGAACGCGCGCTACGCATCGAGCCGCGCAATCCGGTGTTATGGCACGAGCTCGCACGGGTGCGCCTCGACGAAGGCGAGCCGGCGCAAGCCGAACAGCTCGCCAACAAGTCGAGTACGCTGGCCGGTAACAACAACAATCTACGCGCCGACAACTGGCGCTTGATCGGTCATGCACGCGTACAGAAAGGCGATCACAAAGGCGCGCAAGTGGCGTTCAACAAGGCCAAGGAAATCGAGAGCGGCCAGTGAACGATGTCACGTTGATGCGCTCGATCATTCAGCGCATCGCCACCGGTCCCGAGCTCAGTAAAGATATCTCCTACGAACAGGCACGCGCCGGCATGACGCTGGTGCTCGACGGCCGCGTCGATCCGGTGCAGGCCGGTATATTCCTCATTGCGTTACGCATGAAGCGCGAGAGCGACGACGAGCTGCGTGGCCTGCTCGATGCGTTGCGCGCGGCCACGCAAACCGTGGTCGCCGACGTCGACGAGCTGATCGACATCGGCGATCCGTACGACGGTTACGGCCGCTCGTTGCCGGTGGCGCCATTCTTGCCGGCGGTGCTCGCCGCCTGCGGCGTGCCGGCCATATCGCACGGTGCCGAATCGATGGGGCCGAAGTACGGTGTAACGCATCGGCAAGTGTTGCGTGCTGCCGGCTTGCCGTTCGACCTCTCCATGGCTGATGCCGTTGCGCGCGTGCGCGATCCGCAAATTGGTTGGGCCTACGTCGATCAGCGTGTGTTCTGCCCGAAGTTGCATGCACTGACGCCGCTGCGCGATTTGATCGTCAAGCGGCCGGCGTTGACTACCCTCGAAGGACTCGCCGGTCCGATCCGCGCGCGTCGCCGTACGCATGTGCTCAGCGGTTTCGTACACAAAGCGTATCCGCGCATCTATGCGCTACTTGCGCGGCACGCCGGTTTCGAGTCGGCGTTGATCGTGCGTGGTATCGAAGGCGGCGTGATCCCGACGTTGCGCGAGCAAGGACGATTCTTTTACTACCGTGACGGTGGCGCCGAGCAGGAACAAATCATTATGCCGGCCGATTTCGGTTTCGCCAACGGCTTGCAGGCGCCGGCGCTGCCGGGAACGACGACCGAGAACTCGGCGCCGATCGATGCCGTCACCGTCGCCAAAGCAGCGGCCGACACCGGCCGGCGCGCGCTTGCCGGTGAACCCGGACCGGCGCGCGACGGCTTGATTCTGGCGGCGGCGCTTTGTCTGTGGCAACTCCAGCGCCAACCGTCGCTGCGCGCTGCCGCCGATGCGGTGCGTGAGGTACTGGATAACGGCAACGCCGTGAAGCGGCTCGCCGCTTAAACGCTATTCGGAGCGCGGCTCGCGCTTGAACAGCGCTTCGACGGCGGCTTGCGGTGGGAGATTTTCGTACAACACGCGATACACCTGCTCGCTGATCGGCATTTCGATGTGGTGTTCGCGCGCCAGCCGATGCAGCTCGCGCGCGGTGGCGACGCCTTCGGCTTCCTGACCGATCTCAGTTAGTACTTCCGGCAACTTGCGACCCTGCCCTAATCCCAAACCGACGCGACGATTACGCGAGGCGTTGTCGGTGCACGTCAGGATAAGATCGCCGGCACCGGCAAGGCCGGTGAATGTCTCGCGCTTGCCGCCGAGCGCCATACCCAGGCGCGTCAACTCGGCTAAACCGCGAGTGATCAGCGCCGCGCGCGCGTTGGCGCCAAAACCTAAACCGTCGCTGATGCCAGCGGCGATCGCCATGACATTCTTGATTGCCCCGCCCAACTGCACGCCGACCATATCGGTGCTGGTATAGACGCGCACGCGATCATTGCGCAGCCAGGCAGCAACACTGTCGGCAACGGCAACATCGTTCGCCGCCACCGTCAACGCCGCCGGCAATCCACGCGCAATCTCGCCGGCGAACGTCGGACCGGAAATTACCGCGCGAGCAGCAACATGCCCTAACAGTTCATCGGCCACGTCAGCCAACGGCCGGCCGCTGTCCGGCTCGAGACCCTTGGTCGCCCAAGCAACGCTGGCGGTCGCGGCGAGCTGCGGCTGCAATTCGCTGAGCAACCCGCGAAACGCGTGACTGGGAACGGCGATGAGAAAAGAAGACGCACCGACGACATCGGCCAATACCGCGCGCGGCTCAATCGTAGACGGTAGCTCGAGGCCGGGGATGGCGACCGGATTGACGTGCTCGCGACTGATGCGTTCGAGCTGTGCGGCGTTCTTGCCCCACAACCATACCGGGTAACCGTTGCGCGCCAACAGCATACTCAACGCCGTACCCCAAGCGCCGGCGCCGAGCACGGCAACCACCGGTTTCGCCGACATGACGTTAATGCTGCGCCGACTTTTTCGCTGCCGCCTGCTTCTGCTTTTGCTCGTACAGCGATTCGAAATTAATCGGATTGATCAACAATTGCGGAAAGCCGCCCTTACCGACGAGATCGTTGATCGCTTCGCGTACGAACGGCAGCAAGATGTTCGGACAGCCGATCTCCAGTGCACGCTGCAAATTTTCGCCGGTCATGCCGTGAATGCGGAACAATCCGGCTTGCTGCACTTCGACCAGGAAAACCGTCTTGTCGGCCTGCTTGGCCGACACCGTTGCTACCACTATCGCTTCGTAGACACCGTCGGCGGCACTGATCTCGCTGTGCTGCACGCCGAGCTGGATGTCGACCTGCGGCTGACTCTGCTGCAAAAACACATGCGGTGTGGACGGCGCCTCGTACGAAATATCTTTAACGTAGACCCGTTCTAGACCGAATTGGATTTCCGGCGTGCGTTGTTCTGTCATGACATTCTCCTGAAGTAAGTTAGGCAGCCGGCGTCTGCAACAATGGATCCAGCTCGCCGCGCCGGTCAAGCTCCACCAACTCCATATAGCCGCCGATGTGGCGACCGTTAATGAAGATCTGCGGCACAGTTCGGCGCTGACTGAGGCGAACCATTTCATCGCGCCGTTGCGGCTGGTCATCCACGTGAATCTGCTCGACCACTGCACCTTTTTGCCGCAACAAACGCTCGGCCATGCGGCAATAACCGCAACTGTGCGTGGTGTACATGACGACCTTGGCCATGCTTATTTTTCGAGCGGCAAGCTCTGCCGTTCCCACGCTGCCAGGCCGCCGCTCAACTTATGGACCGACGGAAATTCATACTTGCGGCGTAACAACAGCGCCGCCTTAAGCGAGCGACTGCCGGTGCGGCACGTGACAACCAGTGGACGCGTTTTGTATTTGTCGAGCGATGCCACCGCCTGATGCAGCGACGAATAGGGGACGTTGATGGCGTTGGGCACATGGCCGGTGCTGTAGTCGTTCGACTCGGACACGTCGACGACAACGGCATTCTGGCGGTTCACCATTTGTACGAGTTGCGCCGGCGTCAGGCTCTGGATGCCGTTCAGATACTGCATCAGCGTCGGTCCGACGAGCAACGCCACCACAACGATGAGCGCGAGAAACAGATACCAATTATTAATTACGAAGTGCATTAGACCTGCCTGATTGCGGGACGACCCGTCAACCGTTGATTAACGATTAGCCAATTAAAAGCACAGTGATGAACGAATCGCCACTACGCCATTATTGGTGCTTAGCTTAGGTGCGCGGGATATAACGCTTGTCGACCTGGCATTTGCCGGCGATGCCGGTCGCGGCGAAACAATATACAATTGCCGATATTTTGGAAAGCCAATCGAATCGGCTGTCCATCAATCCGCCTGAGATTCTCGACGCATCATGAAAAAAGTTGTTTTACTTCGCCACGGCGAATCCGTCTGGAACAAAGAAAACCGCTTCACCGGCTGGACCGATGTTGACCTAACGGACCAAGGACAACGGGAAGCCAAGCGCGCCGGCCTTTTATTAAAAGACGCCGGCTTCGCGTTCGATATCGCCTACACCTCGGTCTTGAAGCGCGCGATCCGCACACTGTGGATCGCACTCGACGAGCTCGATCGTTTGTGGATTCCGATTGAACATTCCTGGCGATTGAACGAGCGTCATTACGGCGCGCTGCAGGGCCTGAACAAGGCCGAGACGGCGAACAAGTTCGGCGAACAACAAATTCTCGTCTGGCGCCGTTCCTACGATATTCCGCCGCCGCCGCTCGAACCCGGCGACTCGCGCTTAGCGACCGGCGATCGCCGTTACGCCGGGCTCAAGGCTAACGAGTTGCCACGCACCGAATGCCTCAAAGACACGGTGGCGCGGTTTCTGCCGTACTGGCACGAAACCATCGCGCCGACGATCCGCACCGGTAAAAGCGTCATCATTGCGGCGCACGGCAATAGCCTGCGTGCCTTGGTGAAGTATTTGGACAATATCCCCGATGATGAAATTGTCGATCTCAACATTCCGACCGGCATTCCACTGGTGTACGAGCTCGACGACGATTTAAAACCGATTCGCCACTACTATCTGGGCGACGCGGCGGCTGTGCAAGCGGCGATGCAGGCGGTAGCGAATCAGGGCAAGGCCAAGAACTAACCGGCTGTGGCCCTTCCGCGTCGCGTTCTTTTCTTACCGTTCTCCCGCCTCGCGCTCGTCGGCCTACTTGTCATCGCCGTCCCCAGCTGGGCGAACGATCGCGAGGCGCAACTCGAAAAGTTACGCACGCGCATCGACAAACTGCAACAAGACCTAAATGACACCCGCGAGCGTCGCGATAGCACGCGCGAACAATTGCGTACGCAGGAGCAACACATCAACACATTGATGCGCTCGCTGCGCGATATCGACAGTCGGCTGCAGCAATACACGCAGGCACAATCCGATCTAAAACGTCGCGCTGAGCGCGAACGCGAGCAATTACATGAACAGTCGCGCGCGCTAGCCGCGCAACTGCGCGCTGCCCATGCGATGGGGCAGCAACCCTATATCAAGCTGCTGCTGAACCAAGAGAGTCCGGCGGCAACGGCGCGCGCGCTCACTTACTATCGCTATTTCAATGAAGCGCGTCTCGGACGTATCAGCCAGATCGAGACGACACTGGCGCGGGTCGACAGCCTTGACGAAGAA
This DNA window, taken from Gammaproteobacteria bacterium, encodes the following:
- a CDS encoding rhodanese-like domain-containing protein; the encoded protein is MHFVINNWYLFLALIVVVALLVGPTLMQYLNGIQSLTPAQLVQMVNRQNAVVVDVSESNDYSTGHVPNAINVPYSSLHQAVASLDKYKTRPLVVTCRTGSRSLKAALLLRRKYEFPSVHKLSGGLAAWERQSLPLEK
- the secB gene encoding protein-export chaperone SecB; amino-acid sequence: MTEQRTPEIQFGLERVYVKDISYEAPSTPHVFLQQSQPQVDIQLGVQHSEISAADGVYEAIVVATVSAKQADKTVFLVEVQQAGLFRIHGMTGENLQRALEIGCPNILLPFVREAINDLVGKGGFPQLLINPINFESLYEQKQKQAAAKKSAQH
- a CDS encoding anthranilate phosphoribosyltransferase, translating into MRSIIQRIATGPELSKDISYEQARAGMTLVLDGRVDPVQAGIFLIALRMKRESDDELRGLLDALRAATQTVVADVDELIDIGDPYDGYGRSLPVAPFLPAVLAACGVPAISHGAESMGPKYGVTHRQVLRAAGLPFDLSMADAVARVRDPQIGWAYVDQRVFCPKLHALTPLRDLIVKRPALTTLEGLAGPIRARRRTHVLSGFVHKAYPRIYALLARHAGFESALIVRGIEGGVIPTLREQGRFFYYRDGGAEQEQIIMPADFGFANGLQAPALPGTTTENSAPIDAVTVAKAAADTGRRALAGEPGPARDGLILAAALCLWQLQRQPSLRAAADAVREVLDNGNAVKRLAA
- a CDS encoding tetratricopeptide repeat protein, giving the protein MKNKNSLFRLIALALLLALPGCAMLPPIEQPAAAPASDNSAVVALLETAKQDSDAGRSAAAAASLERALRIEPRNPVLWHELARVRLDEGEPAQAEQLANKSSTLAGNNNNLRADNWRLIGHARVQKGDHKGAQVAFNKAKEIESGQ
- the mrcB gene encoding penicillin-binding protein 1B translates to MHLVPRRRSPIRRLLRPRRLVVVGLCLIAVFAVYIGYLDFTIRAKFEGKRWALPARVYASPIELYPGKKLSTLQLSEELTALGYRHGTANDPGYYTRGNDSIDINSRPFAFWDGAQPAKRFRVSFSNDRITGLTDLSTDQSLPLARLDPLLVGGIYPAHNEDRALVKLEEVPPALLKTLVAVEDHKYYEHHGIDPRGIARAILANMRAGGSVQGGSTLTQQLVKNFYLTDERTLRRKLVEALMALLLDAHYSKDEILEAYINEIYLGQDGNRAIHGFGLASQHYFDRPLQQLSQSQIALLVGLVKGPSFYDPRRNPQRALARRNLVLAELAQQKIIDSTTLLRAKAMPLEVTARAPAGTSPYPAFLALVVRQLRQDYSEDDLRSEGLSIFTTLDPRTQRSAEQALDTRLTALEKQRRLPAGMLEGAVVVTTTDNGEVLALVGGRHTRYDGFNRALDAERSIGSLIKPVVYLTALMQPEKYTLTTLLDDSPLKWKDHGSQEWTPQNYDKQFHGQVELRNALAQSYNISTARLGLALGVPKVIDQAHRLGIERTLPPYGSTLLGAVGLTPLEVAQMYQTIASGGFRTGLRAIREVVTPAGEPLKRYALAVEQTADPAAVYLLTAGLQHVVAAGTATGLRAYLPAELNVAGKTGTTDDLRDSWFAGFTGDKLGVVWLGRDDNQPTGLTGASGALTVWGQMMQSLDPEPLQPAIPETIERVQIDPQTHLLGDGCSGAIEVPYMRGSAPTARAPCAGRSPVQAVKSWFKRLLER
- a CDS encoding NAD(P)-dependent glycerol-3-phosphate dehydrogenase, with amino-acid sequence MSAKPVVAVLGAGAWGTALSMLLARNGYPVWLWGKNAAQLERISREHVNPVAIPGLELPSTIEPRAVLADVVGASSFLIAVPSHAFRGLLSELQPQLAATASVAWATKGLEPDSGRPLADVADELLGHVAARAVISGPTFAGEIARGLPAALTVAANDVAVADSVAAWLRNDRVRVYTSTDMVGVQLGGAIKNVMAIAAGISDGLGFGANARAALITRGLAELTRLGMALGGKRETFTGLAGAGDLILTCTDNASRNRRVGLGLGQGRKLPEVLTEIGQEAEGVATARELHRLAREHHIEMPISEQVYRVLYENLPPQAAVEALFKREPRSE
- the grxC gene encoding glutaredoxin 3 gives rise to the protein MAKVVMYTTHSCGYCRMAERLLRQKGAVVEQIHVDDQPQRRDEMVRLSQRRTVPQIFINGRHIGGYMELVELDRRGELDPLLQTPAA
- the gpmA gene encoding 2,3-diphosphoglycerate-dependent phosphoglycerate mutase, whose protein sequence is MKKVVLLRHGESVWNKENRFTGWTDVDLTDQGQREAKRAGLLLKDAGFAFDIAYTSVLKRAIRTLWIALDELDRLWIPIEHSWRLNERHYGALQGLNKAETANKFGEQQILVWRRSYDIPPPPLEPGDSRLATGDRRYAGLKANELPRTECLKDTVARFLPYWHETIAPTIRTGKSVIIAAHGNSLRALVKYLDNIPDDEIVDLNIPTGIPLVYELDDDLKPIRHYYLGDAAAVQAAMQAVANQGKAKN